The Edaphobacter sp. 12200R-103 genome contains a region encoding:
- a CDS encoding OmpH family outer membrane protein, producing the protein MNRNLVLVAAITVGLSTSAAMAQTPAPAQAAPAPATQNHPKPAPPQAVPAKIALIAFEQAVFATNEGQRAVQDVQKRYEPKKAQIDSLGKEVDSLKKQLQAAPATLSDAERATRLKNIDTKEKELNREAEDANNAYQADLQDAYGKVARKVSAAVQNYVSQNGYTLLLDVSNQQNSNVMWASQNPNIDITQAVVDAYNTSSGVAAPVPSAPSAGTPAPHPHTAAPAATRPATK; encoded by the coding sequence ATGAATCGCAACCTCGTTCTCGTCGCCGCCATCACCGTGGGACTGTCGACCTCCGCTGCAATGGCCCAGACCCCTGCTCCGGCCCAGGCTGCTCCCGCTCCCGCCACTCAGAATCATCCCAAGCCTGCTCCGCCGCAGGCCGTGCCCGCCAAGATCGCCCTGATCGCCTTTGAACAGGCTGTCTTTGCCACCAACGAAGGTCAGAGGGCCGTACAGGATGTGCAGAAGAGGTATGAGCCCAAGAAAGCCCAGATCGACAGCCTGGGCAAGGAAGTGGACTCGCTCAAGAAGCAGCTTCAGGCTGCCCCTGCGACGCTCAGCGATGCGGAGCGCGCTACCCGTCTGAAGAACATCGATACAAAAGAGAAGGAGCTGAACCGCGAGGCCGAGGATGCGAACAACGCCTACCAGGCCGATCTGCAGGACGCCTACGGCAAGGTCGCCCGCAAGGTCTCCGCAGCGGTACAGAACTACGTCTCTCAGAACGGCTACACCCTGCTGCTGGATGTAAGCAACCAGCAGAACAGCAATGTTATGTGGGCCAGCCAGAATCCCAATATCGACATCACCCAGGCTGTGGTCGATGCCTACAATACATCCTCCGGCGTCGCTGCTCCCGTTCCGTCGGCGCCTTCCGCCGGAACCCCGGCACCCCATCCCCATACGGCGGCTCCTGCAGCGACCAGGCCGGCCACAAAGTAA
- a CDS encoding TldD/PmbA family protein, producing MNQELHHAISSLGSSTDAATQPRPYFVSFSVSDADSFNMSAQFGAITLTRQSRRRTADVQIRVGTPEQDNTHADHRTSALTTIPLPLTDDREAIARSLWFATNRGYGRALDSYLKVQTEQQVRAKEEDSSGDFSTEKPTTVVTGAAPLVVVDRTAWERRLREISGLFREYPDIFFNNVIVQAGAETQYFVSSEGSRIASPNRVARLVIVARTRAADGMDLFRAETFEADSLAHLPDQKAVMEKTREMAKNLVALRTAPVTEPYDGPAILSGRASAVFFHEVLGHRLEGQRQRGDNEGQTFTKLIGKQILPPFISVSDDPTLKSIHGESLSGHYDYDDEGQPARRVDLIKDGVLDTFLMSRLPIDGFSNSNGHGRAETGRMPTGRQGNLIVSSTKTVSDKELRQMLIDEAKKQGKPYGLYFEDISSGFAVTTRRSPQAFQVIPLVVYRVYVDGRPDELVRGVSIVGTPQAALNRIVATNDKQDVFNGICGAESGSIPVSAVAPAMLVSEIETQRQAQGTARPPILPPPPAGDAGKENK from the coding sequence ATGAATCAGGAGCTTCATCACGCGATCAGTTCGCTTGGAAGCAGTACGGATGCCGCCACACAGCCGCGGCCATACTTCGTCAGCTTTTCAGTCAGCGATGCGGACAGCTTTAACATGTCGGCCCAGTTCGGCGCCATCACGCTGACCCGCCAGAGCCGCCGCCGCACCGCCGACGTGCAGATTCGCGTGGGGACGCCGGAGCAGGACAATACCCATGCCGATCACCGCACCAGCGCGCTGACCACGATTCCACTGCCCCTGACCGACGATCGCGAGGCGATTGCGCGAAGCCTGTGGTTTGCCACGAATCGAGGATACGGGAGAGCGCTCGACAGTTACCTGAAGGTGCAGACCGAACAACAGGTGCGCGCCAAGGAAGAGGACAGCTCCGGCGATTTCTCGACCGAGAAGCCGACGACGGTGGTGACAGGCGCGGCTCCATTGGTTGTCGTCGATAGGACGGCCTGGGAACGGCGGCTACGCGAGATCTCCGGTCTCTTCCGCGAGTATCCGGACATCTTCTTCAACAACGTGATCGTGCAGGCCGGCGCGGAGACGCAATACTTTGTCTCTTCGGAGGGCAGCAGGATCGCCTCGCCCAACCGGGTAGCACGGCTCGTCATCGTGGCCCGGACCCGCGCAGCCGACGGCATGGACCTGTTTCGCGCAGAGACGTTCGAGGCGGACTCGCTGGCGCACCTGCCCGATCAAAAGGCCGTGATGGAGAAGACCCGCGAGATGGCGAAGAATCTTGTGGCGTTGCGGACGGCCCCTGTGACAGAACCTTACGACGGTCCGGCGATTCTGAGCGGACGGGCATCGGCGGTCTTCTTCCACGAGGTGCTCGGCCATCGGCTGGAAGGCCAGCGCCAGCGCGGCGACAACGAAGGCCAGACCTTTACCAAGCTGATCGGCAAACAGATTCTCCCGCCCTTTATCAGCGTCTCGGACGATCCCACACTGAAGTCGATTCATGGAGAGTCCTTGAGCGGACACTACGACTATGACGATGAGGGCCAGCCTGCCCGCAGGGTCGATCTGATTAAAGATGGCGTGCTGGATACCTTCCTGATGTCGCGGCTGCCGATTGATGGTTTCTCGAACTCGAACGGCCACGGACGCGCCGAGACCGGCCGCATGCCCACGGGACGCCAGGGAAACCTGATCGTCAGTTCCACCAAAACTGTGAGCGACAAAGAGCTTCGCCAGATGTTGATTGACGAGGCTAAAAAGCAGGGCAAGCCCTACGGGCTGTACTTCGAGGACATCTCCTCCGGGTTCGCCGTGACAACGCGTCGCTCGCCGCAGGCCTTCCAGGTGATTCCGCTGGTGGTCTACCGGGTCTACGTGGATGGTCGTCCGGACGAACTTGTTCGTGGCGTCTCGATCGTAGGAACCCCACAGGCCGCGCTCAATCGCATCGTCGCCACCAATGATAAGCAGGACGTCTTCAACGGAATCTGCGGAGCGGAGTCCGGCAGTATTCCGGTCAGCGCGGTGGCGCCGGCGATGCTGGTCAGCGAGATTGAGACGCAGCGGCAGGCTCAGGGGACGGCGCGGCCACCCATCCTGCCTCCTCCCCCTGCAGGCGATGCCGGAAAGGAGAACAAATGA
- a CDS encoding septal ring lytic transglycosylase RlpA family protein, with translation MIRCRQVLAGSVVTFALVLTGCHKKRVRAHHPPPPPPASSGSGRSSGHGSTSGSTARTAPAPLPPAPPDVRGKPSLVETGIASWYGPPYAGRKGADGKVYDQNAMTAAHRTLPLGSIVRVTNLSTNQSAVVKITDRGPFVKGRIIDLSLAAAKETGLYRMGVARVKVEAWTPGPSTAANAIPGGRWCVQVGAFQREKDAVKLKEQLMRRYRTAKVIEFPGPTGHWVRVNPAHPSKASADEVAASIHVSGGAEPYLVRTD, from the coding sequence GTGATCCGCTGCCGCCAGGTACTTGCAGGCTCGGTTGTGACGTTCGCGCTGGTACTGACGGGCTGTCATAAGAAGCGCGTGCGTGCTCACCATCCACCTCCGCCTCCTCCGGCATCTTCAGGCTCCGGAAGATCCTCAGGCCATGGTTCGACCTCGGGATCGACAGCGAGGACGGCTCCTGCTCCACTTCCTCCGGCGCCCCCGGATGTTCGCGGCAAGCCGAGCCTGGTGGAGACGGGAATTGCAAGCTGGTACGGCCCGCCCTATGCCGGGCGCAAGGGAGCCGATGGCAAGGTCTACGATCAGAACGCAATGACGGCGGCCCACCGCACGCTTCCGCTGGGGTCGATCGTGCGGGTCACGAACCTGAGCACGAATCAGTCTGCGGTGGTCAAGATTACCGATCGCGGCCCCTTCGTAAAAGGGCGCATCATCGACCTTTCTCTGGCGGCAGCAAAAGAGACGGGCCTCTACCGCATGGGAGTGGCCAGAGTGAAAGTAGAGGCTTGGACACCCGGTCCCAGCACCGCCGCGAATGCCATTCCCGGCGGTCGCTGGTGCGTGCAGGTAGGAGCGTTCCAGCGTGAGAAGGATGCCGTCAAGCTGAAGGAACAACTGATGCGCCGCTACAGGACCGCCAAGGTGATCGAGTTCCCCGGTCCGACAGGCCACTGGGTGCGCGTCAATCCGGCACATCCCAGCAAAGCGAGCGCCGATGAGGTGGCCGCCAGCATCCACGTCTCCGGGGGCGCCGAGCCCTACCTCGTGCGCACCGACTGA
- a CDS encoding OmpH family outer membrane protein has product MNRNVALASALAAVFTAVAVQAQVKSEAAPAAAAAPAAVAPQAVPAKIAVIEYEQVAAATNEGQRSLQELQTKYQPKKAQLDALASEINTLQQQLQSAPATMPEDERASRARTLDLKQKQYQRDSEDAANAYNADVQEAIGKVAQKLGPVVMKYVQQNGYTMLLDNNGAPQQGGGLTLMWAPGTDISKEIVDAYNASSGISAPTPSAPSAPRPQGSTPAARPHTSK; this is encoded by the coding sequence ATGAATCGTAATGTTGCTTTAGCCTCCGCCCTTGCTGCGGTCTTTACGGCTGTGGCCGTTCAGGCGCAGGTCAAGAGTGAAGCGGCGCCTGCTGCCGCTGCCGCGCCCGCCGCCGTCGCCCCCCAGGCTGTGCCTGCAAAGATTGCTGTCATCGAATATGAGCAGGTCGCTGCCGCCACCAATGAAGGACAGCGCAGCCTGCAGGAGCTTCAGACCAAGTATCAGCCAAAGAAGGCGCAGCTCGATGCGCTGGCCTCTGAGATCAACACGCTGCAGCAGCAGTTGCAGTCTGCCCCGGCCACCATGCCTGAGGACGAGCGCGCGTCCCGCGCACGAACCCTCGACCTGAAGCAGAAGCAGTACCAGCGTGATTCGGAAGATGCCGCCAACGCCTACAACGCAGACGTACAGGAAGCCATCGGCAAGGTCGCCCAGAAGCTCGGGCCTGTCGTGATGAAGTATGTGCAGCAGAATGGCTATACCATGCTGCTGGACAATAATGGAGCGCCGCAGCAGGGGGGAGGACTTACCCTGATGTGGGCTCCCGGAACCGATATCTCGAAGGAGATTGTGGACGCCTACAACGCAAGCTCGGGAATTTCCGCTCCGACGCCGTCCGCGCCCTCCGCGCCCCGCCCGCAGGGCTCGACTCCCGCAGCTCGGCCGCATACGTCCAAATAA
- a CDS encoding histidine triad nucleotide-binding protein, translated as MNTDCLFCKILAGEIPANRVYEDEYSIAFPDINPQAPTHFLIVPKEHLASQAKALVEHEQLLGHLLVVAANLARSRKLDKGYRVVINTGEDGGQTVHHLHVHLLGGRPMHWPPG; from the coding sequence ATGAATACAGATTGTCTGTTTTGCAAAATTCTCGCTGGCGAGATTCCCGCGAACCGTGTCTATGAAGACGAATACTCCATCGCATTTCCCGACATCAACCCCCAGGCTCCGACCCACTTTCTCATCGTTCCCAAGGAGCATCTTGCCTCGCAGGCAAAGGCCCTCGTCGAACATGAGCAACTGCTGGGACATTTGCTGGTCGTCGCAGCGAATCTTGCGCGATCGCGGAAGCTCGACAAGGGCTATCGTGTCGTGATCAATACGGGAGAGGATGGCGGGCAGACGGTTCATCATCTGCATGTGCATCTGCTGGGCGGGCGTCCGATGCACTGGCCTCCAGGCTAA
- the lepA gene encoding translation elongation factor 4 translates to MDPSHIRNFAIIAHIDHGKSTLSDRLLELTGSLTSREMQAQVLDAMDLERERGITIKAHTVRMMYTSKDGETYQLNLIDTPGHVDFSYEVSRSLASCEGALLVVDASQGVEAQTLANAYLAISNGLEIIPVINKIDLPSADIPRTKEMIEKSVGLPADDAIPVSAKTGQNVDEILEAVVHLLPPPKGDAEAPLQALIFDSWFDPYRGVIVLARVINGRLRKGQRIRMMSNGKVFDIESMGVMTPKPVELDELSAGEVGFFVATIKNVADTKVGDTITDAEHPCAEPLPGFEDIKSMVFAGLYTVDSHEHGLLRDALEKLRLNDSSFNFEPESSVALGFGFRCGFLGLLHLEIIQERLEREYDLDLITTAPGVQYKITLTDGKIIMVDNPSRWPDPSEIEQVEEPVIEAKILTNEEYLGNILKLVENKRGQQKNIEYVSETRVMITYELPLNEIVLDFYDKLKSVSRGYASLDYHLAGSWISPMVKMDILVSGEPVDALSIIVHRDFAYDRGKALVEKMRELIPRQMFEVAIQAAIGSKIIARSTVSAIRKNVIAKCYGGDISRKRKLLEKQKEGKKRMKRIGKVDIPQEAFLAVLKVGEE, encoded by the coding sequence ATGGATCCCAGTCACATCCGAAACTTCGCGATCATCGCGCACATCGATCACGGTAAATCCACGCTGTCAGACCGTTTGCTGGAGCTGACAGGCTCCCTGACCTCGCGTGAGATGCAGGCACAGGTGCTGGACGCCATGGACCTGGAGCGCGAGCGCGGCATTACCATCAAGGCCCACACCGTCCGCATGATGTACACGTCGAAGGACGGCGAGACCTACCAGCTCAACCTGATCGACACTCCCGGCCACGTGGACTTCAGCTATGAGGTCTCGCGATCGCTTGCCTCGTGCGAAGGCGCGCTGCTCGTCGTCGATGCCTCGCAGGGCGTGGAGGCGCAGACGCTTGCCAATGCCTATCTTGCGATCTCGAACGGTCTCGAGATTATCCCGGTCATCAACAAGATCGATCTGCCGAGTGCGGACATTCCCCGCACCAAAGAGATGATCGAAAAGTCCGTCGGCCTTCCTGCCGATGACGCCATTCCGGTCTCCGCCAAGACGGGCCAGAACGTCGACGAGATTCTCGAAGCGGTTGTGCACCTGCTTCCTCCGCCGAAGGGTGACGCGGAAGCCCCGCTGCAGGCCCTCATCTTCGATTCCTGGTTCGATCCTTACCGTGGGGTAATCGTGCTGGCGCGCGTTATCAACGGCCGCCTGCGCAAGGGCCAACGAATCAGGATGATGTCGAACGGCAAGGTCTTCGATATCGAAAGCATGGGCGTCATGACGCCGAAGCCGGTTGAGCTTGACGAGCTGAGCGCCGGCGAGGTGGGCTTCTTTGTAGCCACCATCAAAAACGTCGCCGACACCAAGGTAGGCGACACCATCACCGATGCAGAGCACCCCTGCGCAGAGCCTCTGCCCGGATTTGAAGACATCAAGAGCATGGTCTTCGCCGGACTCTACACCGTTGATTCGCACGAACATGGCCTTCTTCGTGACGCACTCGAGAAACTACGTTTGAACGACAGCTCTTTTAATTTCGAGCCGGAATCTTCGGTGGCGCTCGGCTTCGGCTTCCGCTGCGGCTTTCTGGGACTGCTGCACCTTGAGATCATCCAGGAGCGGCTGGAGCGTGAGTACGACCTCGACCTGATCACCACCGCGCCGGGCGTCCAATACAAGATCACGCTCACCGACGGCAAGATCATCATGGTCGATAACCCGTCGCGCTGGCCCGATCCCTCCGAGATCGAGCAGGTGGAAGAACCCGTCATCGAGGCGAAGATCCTGACCAACGAGGAGTATCTCGGCAATATCCTCAAGCTGGTCGAAAACAAGCGCGGGCAGCAGAAGAACATCGAGTACGTCTCCGAGACCCGGGTCATGATCACCTACGAACTTCCCCTCAACGAGATCGTGCTCGACTTCTACGACAAGCTGAAGTCTGTCTCCCGCGGTTACGCCTCGCTCGATTACCACCTTGCGGGAAGCTGGATCTCCCCTATGGTGAAGATGGACATTCTGGTCTCCGGCGAACCGGTCGACGCCCTCTCCATCATCGTTCACCGCGACTTTGCCTATGACCGTGGCAAGGCGCTGGTCGAAAAGATGCGCGAGCTGATTCCACGGCAGATGTTCGAGGTCGCCATCCAGGCCGCTATCGGATCGAAGATCATCGCGCGCTCGACCGTCTCCGCCATCCGCAAAAATGTCATCGCCAAGTGTTACGGCGGTGACATCAGCCGGAAACGAAAGCTGCTTGAAAAGCAGAAGGAAGGCAAGAAGCGGATGAAGCGGATAGGCAAGGTCGACATCCCGCAGGAGGCGTTCCTCGCAGTCCTGAAGGTGGGCGAAGAATAA
- a CDS encoding response regulator, whose protein sequence is MTSEQNVPEVQSHQGSAVAPIQEGDSQYLGGSVAPGMGQSKSSRRRRRKRKNKMDAATSVPAPGEQQGQIPSVQASAQPAGQPSQNGGQQQGPGGAKRWKKKFRDRDRQRNSQNPGNTAEGGFRETHQPGNTTFKRSKGGKQRTPRGFVGPMDHSYREVNGNFADGPPSTIDTGNFRRSNGNGNGRAYVSDSQPIDYSQGKPIPIPEGAPTKIFFFIEDLFFLAKIQETSRKLGVKVAFVKNDKDAIAQLTSAKEKDEDKPGLIVFDLNNASAKPLTLIPKLKAKLKRGTSIIGFLSQVQGDLKAKAVEAGCDTVMPRAAFSQNLPNLLRRYGAIEEDDNNNYNQ, encoded by the coding sequence ATGACTTCAGAGCAGAATGTACCCGAGGTGCAATCGCACCAGGGTTCCGCGGTAGCCCCCATCCAGGAGGGGGATTCGCAATATCTGGGTGGGTCAGTCGCCCCGGGTATGGGTCAGTCCAAGAGCAGCCGCCGACGGCGCCGCAAGCGTAAGAATAAGATGGATGCCGCGACATCGGTCCCGGCTCCGGGCGAGCAGCAAGGACAGATTCCCTCCGTTCAGGCCTCTGCCCAGCCGGCAGGTCAGCCTTCGCAGAATGGGGGTCAGCAGCAGGGACCCGGCGGCGCCAAGCGCTGGAAGAAAAAGTTCCGCGACCGCGATCGGCAGCGCAATTCGCAAAATCCTGGCAATACCGCCGAAGGGGGCTTCCGCGAGACCCACCAGCCGGGGAACACCACCTTCAAACGTTCCAAGGGAGGCAAGCAGAGGACACCGCGAGGTTTTGTAGGTCCAATGGACCACAGCTATCGCGAGGTCAACGGCAACTTTGCCGACGGCCCGCCTTCAACGATCGATACCGGAAACTTCCGCCGCTCAAACGGCAATGGTAACGGCCGGGCATACGTGAGCGATTCGCAGCCGATCGACTACTCACAGGGCAAGCCAATTCCCATCCCCGAGGGCGCTCCAACGAAGATCTTCTTTTTCATCGAAGATCTCTTCTTCCTGGCCAAAATTCAGGAGACCTCCCGCAAGCTTGGCGTCAAAGTAGCCTTCGTCAAAAACGATAAAGACGCGATTGCGCAGCTTACGAGCGCAAAAGAGAAGGACGAGGACAAGCCGGGCCTGATCGTCTTCGATCTGAACAATGCAAGCGCGAAGCCTCTGACCCTGATTCCCAAGCTCAAGGCGAAGCTGAAGCGGGGAACCTCGATTATCGGATTTCTGTCGCAGGTACAAGGCGACTTGAAGGCCAAGGCGGTGGAGGCAGGCTGCGATACGGTGATGCCGCGTGCTGCCTTCTCGCAGAACCTTCCAAATCTGCTGCGCCGCTACGGCGCTATCGAGGAAGACGACAACAACAACTACAACCAGTAG
- a CDS encoding M48 family metallopeptidase, which produces MYWKASARRYSSVTPGVPDELQPPACVMQTGSVEESFTVRAFILSVLLLLAAMPAAFAAQSPAPSPMEQNRAESSSPQQEKPAYSLPPDKLARAIAYSRIRVILDFASSAWGILQLILLLALGVVARMRNAAVHLNQNRWAQGFAFTLLLLLVTTVLNLPFDLYGQHAALVYGQSVQGWGSWTWDMTKGFLLTFVFGGLLVMLLFRVIRWSPTRWWFWFWIPAMIFVLIAVFVAPVLIDPLFNKFEPLAKTNPALVDRLEQVVARGGIQIPPDRMFLMKASEKVTTLNAYVTGYGASKRVVVWDNSIRKATPDEISFIFGHEMGHYVLNHIPATLIFLGVLLLVEFYLGYRGVQWLLARYGVRWKIPSQQDWGALVALLLVISVLSFFSEPIVNGYSRMHEHEADVYGQEAIHGIVSDPQKVARQSFQLLGEMSLTDPNPNPFVEFWTFSHPSVSSRAAFAANYNPWIKGQHPKYFEK; this is translated from the coding sequence GTGTATTGGAAAGCCTCGGCCCGGCGATATAGCTCCGTGACGCCTGGCGTTCCGGATGAATTGCAGCCTCCCGCCTGCGTCATGCAGACTGGTTCGGTTGAGGAGTCCTTTACCGTGCGTGCCTTCATTCTGTCCGTACTGCTTTTGCTGGCAGCGATGCCCGCCGCGTTCGCTGCCCAGTCCCCGGCTCCCTCCCCCATGGAGCAAAACCGGGCTGAGTCTTCTTCACCGCAGCAGGAGAAGCCTGCATACTCCCTGCCGCCCGACAAACTGGCCCGCGCCATCGCCTACTCGAGGATTCGGGTCATCCTCGACTTTGCCTCAAGCGCCTGGGGAATCCTCCAACTCATCCTGTTGCTGGCGCTCGGAGTCGTAGCCCGCATGCGGAACGCAGCCGTCCATCTGAACCAAAACCGCTGGGCTCAGGGATTCGCTTTTACCCTGCTGCTTCTTCTGGTTACAACCGTGCTGAATCTTCCGTTCGATCTCTATGGTCAGCATGCTGCACTCGTCTACGGCCAGTCCGTTCAGGGATGGGGAAGCTGGACCTGGGACATGACCAAGGGCTTTCTGCTGACCTTCGTCTTCGGGGGGCTGCTGGTGATGCTGCTGTTCCGGGTCATCCGCTGGTCGCCCACCCGCTGGTGGTTCTGGTTCTGGATTCCCGCGATGATCTTTGTGCTGATCGCCGTGTTTGTGGCGCCGGTTCTCATCGATCCGCTCTTCAACAAATTCGAGCCCCTGGCGAAGACCAACCCCGCTCTGGTCGACCGGCTGGAACAGGTCGTCGCCCGTGGAGGAATCCAGATTCCTCCGGATCGCATGTTCCTGATGAAGGCCAGCGAGAAGGTGACCACCCTCAACGCCTACGTCACCGGCTACGGCGCATCGAAGCGGGTGGTCGTGTGGGACAACTCGATCAGGAAGGCCACGCCGGACGAGATCAGCTTCATCTTCGGCCATGAGATGGGCCACTATGTGCTGAATCACATTCCGGCTACGCTGATCTTTCTCGGGGTTCTCCTGCTTGTGGAGTTCTATCTTGGTTACCGAGGCGTCCAGTGGCTGCTCGCCCGCTATGGCGTCCGCTGGAAGATTCCTTCCCAACAGGATTGGGGCGCGCTCGTCGCGCTGTTGCTGGTTATCTCGGTGCTGTCGTTCTTCAGCGAACCGATCGTGAACGGGTATAGCCGCATGCATGAACACGAAGCCGACGTCTACGGGCAGGAGGCGATTCACGGCATCGTCTCCGATCCCCAGAAGGTTGCCCGCCAGTCGTTTCAATTGCTGGGCGAGATGTCACTCACTGATCCCAATCCCAACCCCTTTGTTGAGTTCTGGACCTTCAGCCATCCTTCGGTCAGCAGCCGTGCCGCCTTTGCTGCAAATTACAACCCGTGGATAAAAGGGCAGCATCCCAAATACTTCGAAAAATAG
- a CDS encoding metallopeptidase TldD-related protein yields the protein MRVPLRSSLLSVAALVLATALPPNYAVAQTQTHIDDPMLKAMQAELEREKQQLVLPGMQRPYFIEYRLDDFSSFEAVANYGALTREEEGRQRVVRVTVRVGDYKLDSSTGKGDGVVQLAPGEDNPEALRYALWTATDEAYKNALRAYSAKMAALQQFQDPRMEGDFSREKAVTHIEPLRKIEIDRKEWIRRIVEASGLYASAPEVHAFADKIQYSTANVRAMTLNRYLVNTEGTVARFGLSGYNNAISVGTQAPDGMRLARDNGSVAVTADQLESWPAFRKQVIDDLKSLDDLSKAPLVDAEDYHGPVLFSGDAASDVMNRLFTGNIEADRPDLGTSARTVGAYASSYKARVLPEFMSVVDNPLQTTFQGHSLLGAYKIDDEGVPAQSVNVVTNGLLDNYLIGREPIRDFPSSNGHGRAAPGAPAHSRSGVLVFTSNHPVSRDALNQQLIAMAKEQKRDVYAVETMGGEVPRLLYLVHPDGNRQLVRGAAFDELDNRSLRSEIRAAGNDPYVNESLGAVPQTIIVPSLLFGDIGVKRATEEQQKLPYYPPPPSR from the coding sequence ATGAGAGTGCCTCTAAGGTCGAGCCTTCTCTCCGTCGCAGCTCTTGTTCTGGCGACTGCATTGCCCCCAAACTACGCTGTCGCGCAGACACAGACTCATATTGACGACCCTATGCTGAAGGCGATGCAGGCGGAGCTTGAGCGCGAGAAGCAGCAACTGGTGCTGCCTGGAATGCAGCGGCCTTACTTCATCGAATACCGACTGGATGACTTCTCCTCCTTCGAAGCCGTTGCCAACTACGGCGCACTTACCCGCGAAGAGGAGGGCCGTCAGCGCGTGGTGCGGGTTACGGTGCGCGTAGGCGACTACAAGCTCGACTCCAGCACGGGCAAAGGCGATGGCGTCGTGCAGCTTGCCCCGGGTGAAGATAACCCCGAGGCCCTGCGTTATGCGTTGTGGACGGCGACCGATGAGGCATACAAGAATGCGCTCCGCGCCTACTCAGCCAAGATGGCGGCGCTGCAGCAGTTTCAGGACCCGCGCATGGAAGGAGACTTCTCCCGAGAGAAGGCCGTCACTCACATCGAGCCGCTGCGCAAGATCGAGATCGACCGCAAGGAATGGATCCGGCGCATCGTCGAGGCCAGCGGGCTCTATGCCAGCGCCCCCGAGGTCCATGCCTTCGCCGACAAGATCCAGTATTCGACGGCGAACGTTCGCGCCATGACGCTCAACCGTTACCTCGTCAACACGGAGGGCACCGTGGCGCGCTTCGGTCTGAGCGGCTATAACAACGCCATCAGTGTGGGAACGCAGGCTCCCGATGGCATGCGGCTGGCACGCGATAATGGCTCAGTTGCAGTGACCGCCGATCAGCTTGAGAGCTGGCCTGCCTTTCGCAAACAGGTGATCGACGATCTCAAGAGTCTCGATGATCTCAGCAAGGCGCCGCTGGTCGACGCCGAGGACTACCACGGCCCGGTGCTCTTCTCTGGAGACGCCGCCTCGGACGTAATGAATCGGCTGTTTACGGGAAACATCGAGGCAGACCGGCCCGACCTCGGAACCAGCGCCAGGACCGTCGGAGCCTACGCCTCCAGCTATAAGGCGCGCGTACTGCCGGAGTTCATGAGCGTCGTGGACAATCCCCTGCAGACGACCTTTCAGGGCCACTCCCTGCTGGGCGCATACAAGATCGATGACGAGGGCGTACCTGCACAGTCGGTCAATGTCGTCACAAACGGGCTGCTGGATAATTACCTGATCGGCCGCGAGCCGATCAGGGATTTCCCCTCTTCCAACGGACACGGCCGCGCCGCCCCGGGTGCTCCGGCCCACTCACGCAGTGGCGTTCTGGTCTTTACGTCGAACCACCCTGTCTCGCGCGATGCACTGAACCAGCAACTGATCGCCATGGCGAAAGAACAGAAACGCGACGTCTACGCGGTAGAGACAATGGGGGGCGAGGTTCCGCGCCTGCTCTACCTGGTGCATCCTGACGGCAACCGGCAGCTGGTGCGGGGCGCTGCCTTCGATGAGCTGGATAACAGGAGCCTGCGGTCGGAGATTCGCGCCGCCGGCAATGACCCGTATGTCAACGAGTCGCTCGGAGCCGTGCCCCAGACCATCATCGTGCCAAGTCTGCTGTTTGGCGATATCGGCGTGAAGCGCGCCACGGAAGAGCAGCAGAAGCTGCCCTACTATCCACCGCCTCCGAGCAGGTAG